TAAATTCACTAGTTCGCCAAAGCTTTCAGGCAAATCAGTGAGTTGGGTACCGCTCAAGTCTAAATATTCTAAATTCACTAGTTTATCAAAACTTTCAGGTAAGGTAGTGAGTTGGGTACCGCTCAAGTCTAAATATTCTAAATTCACTAGTTTATCAAAACTTTCAGGCAATGTAATGAGTTGGGTATTGCTTAAATACAAGCGTTCTAAATTCACTAGTTTATCAAAACTTTTAGGCAATGTAATGAGTTGGGTACTACTTAAATACAAGTGTTGTAAATTCACTAGTTTGCCAAAGCTTTCAGGAAAAGTAACGAGCTGAGTGCTACTTAAATACAAGCGTTCTAAATTCACTAGTTCGCTAAAGCTTTCAGGAAAAGTAGTGAGTTGGGCACCGCTCAAGTCTAAATATTCTAAATTCACTAGTTTACCAAAGCTTTCAGGCAAGGTAGTGAGTTGGTTATGGCTTAAATCCAAGCCCCCTAAATTGTTTAGCTTACCAATACCATCAGGAACGACACTTAAACCTTGTCCTGAGGCATCGATAGACGACTGGTTTAAAGCCACGACTTGCTCCTCTATCCCTTGTGCCTCTCCGCCAGGAAATAATGCAGAGTATAGATTTTGATAGTCTTGCAAGATAGACGCTAAATCAAGCTCAGGCATTCCTTTAGCTAGTTCCAACGCCAGCCTTACATTGACCTCGTCAGAGGAGTAAAATAATTTCCAAAAATTTTCCTCAGTTTTATCCACCGTAAATGTAAATGGTTTGGTTTAAAATAATCATTAGTGGTTGAATACTCATCAATATTATGAAAAGTTAAACAAGCGCTTATAAAACACCCCACAATTTTACAAAATCCTAAAAGATTTACTATTTTTATCCAAGACACACGTATCAGCATTTATATGAACATTTGGCAACATTGCTTACTTTCTCAGCGAAAGTTTGGCGGGCAACCCCAGGACTATGAGCAAATACATAGTTTCATAGACTCCTCCAAGTACTTTTATCACCATGTAAAACACCGCTTGCTGCTCCACAATATGTTTGGGGTAGAACTTGCCACCGAGCTCATAGGCAACTTGATTACCAACAGTGATCAACGTCAGGTGCTGGTGCGTGACATAGCAGTAGAGCATTGCCGCGAAGACTTAAACGGACGCACCCCTACCCTATACGATTGGCTCAACGAAAACCCCGCCCTGGAAATTTGGATGCCTGCCGTACCAGAACCCGCCTCTGAATCGCTTCAGGCATTTATTTGGCGGCCTTTTTTTCGTAGCAACCTTAAGGCAAGTTTGAACATTACCTGCAGCGACTTTGGTGTTTTTTTGGCAGAACACCTTCTGGGGATAGCCGCTGCCCGCGAACTTGCCCAGCT
The window above is part of the Microscilla marina ATCC 23134 genome. Proteins encoded here:
- a CDS encoding DUF6915 family protein, whose product is MNIWQHCLLSQRKFGGQPQDYEQIHSFIDSSKYFYHHVKHRLLLHNMFGVELATELIGNLITNSDQRQVLVRDIAVEHCREDLNGRTPTLYDWLNENPALEIWMPAVPEPASESLQAFIWRPFFRSNLKASLNITCSDFGVFLAEHLLGIAAARELAQLIAPAQRVQNFLAAFKFTQKWQYTPQREELKWLKQVESKQ